The genome window ATGAAGAGGAAGTAGCCAATATCATCTGTAATAATAAAAGAAACCCTATTATCAATAATATTCTGGCAGTTGTAATTATTGAGGTTTGATTTTTCAAATGCCTCCATTTCTCCGTAACCCTGGCGGAATGTTTCGGGTGAAAAATCAAGGCCGATGTTGATGGAAACTTTTCCATTATGTTTGGCATACAAAGAATGAATGGCCGCCAACATCTCAGGATGAATGAGAGGCATTGTAAGGAAAAGTTCTTTTTTGGTTTGAAGAATAAGGTTACAGAGGGTTGCCTCGTTAAAGGATTTAATATAGCTCATATCATCTCTTCATTATTGTTTATTTCATCTTCTGCATAATGGCCTTCTTCTTCTGTGGGAATGCCTCGTGGAATTGTTTTGCCCATGGCTTGCTCAATTTTCTGCAAAATTCTTTCTTTACGATCGTTATAAAAGCTGTAAAAATCGTCAGATTCCAGAAATTGAATGTTTAGGAGGTGAGATTCTACTATCCCAGTAAAAGTTTCGTAATTCACACCGGCACGTTCCATTAAACGCTTCAGATATTTTGATGGAGCATCGCCACTTACAATCCGGTTTGTTCTTCCGGAAAGTGGTGTTTTATTGATTATGCTGTCAGAATCATTTCCTGGAATAGCGTTTTCAGGTTTCTGACACCATGCAACGGGGAAAATATGATGCACATCAATTGATTCAGAAAAGTAAGTGCTCATGATTATTTGCGATGCAGAAAGCCAATCCTTTGCATTGTTGCTCAGAATTAATGCATAAACGCCTTTGTATGCTGCGCTATTGCGGGTTCTCAGGGTTGAGAGCCTTGATGGAGAGAAGTTTGCTTCGAAAACTGTTTTCGGTTCTTCCCTATTATTGAGTATCCAGTCAATCGCTTGTACAACGTCCAGAGCGTAGCGGGTTTCGTTTGCTCCACCATACAATTCGCCAAATACCCCGCACCAAAACCATTGCATCAGCTTTTGTTTGTAGCCTACATTGTCAATATGCTCTTTGAGGTAAGCTAAAATGGATGACAGCGGAATTAACTGTGTAGTGTATGGAAGGTCGCGGGCACTGAAGATGTTGTTTTCGGTCAGAATTTTTGAAGCCTTAATAAATCCTGCTACTACGTCATCTCTGTGTTTCAAATAATCCTGAAGGCGAAGATTTAGCATCTCTTTACGTTTTGCACTTACTGCAGGCAAATTTTCTGTTTTACCCAAGGCAACTTGATCAAGTCTTCGTTGAAAAGTAGAATAGAGGGTTATCGCC of Bacteroidales bacterium contains these proteins:
- a CDS encoding DUF262 domain-containing protein, which translates into the protein METFDSTKTNLYDILKDVHKGKIQLPDFQRGWVWDDNRIKGIIASVAKSFPIGAIMLLETGNESIRFKTKPVEGAPNNGIKPEMLILDGQQRITSLYQAIITNQVVTTKNAKNYEIKRWYYIDMAKALDPDTDLEEAIFSINERKIITENIGRDIILDLTTEEQEFKNLMYPVCMVDEYDDWRTKFSEYWDYDRDKIKFWNDFERKIIKGFTGYQLPVILMKKENPKEAVCQVFEKVNTGGVSLTVFELLTASFASEEFDLKEDWAKVKGKLNGFPLLKSTRNTDLIQAITLYSTFQRRLDQVALGKTENLPAVSAKRKEMLNLRLQDYLKHRDDVVAGFIKASKILTENNIFSARDLPYTTQLIPLSSILAYLKEHIDNVGYKQKLMQWFWCGVFGELYGGANETRYALDVVQAIDWILNNREEPKTVFEANFSPSRLSTLRTRNSAAYKGVYALILSNNAKDWLSASQIIMSTYFSESIDVHHIFPVAWCQKPENAIPGNDSDSIINKTPLSGRTNRIVSGDAPSKYLKRLMERAGVNYETFTGIVESHLLNIQFLESDDFYSFYNDRKERILQKIEQAMGKTIPRGIPTEEEGHYAEDEINNNEEMI